The Henckelia pumila isolate YLH828 unplaced genomic scaffold, ASM3356847v2 CTG_461:::fragment_3, whole genome shotgun sequence genome window below encodes:
- the LOC140872215 gene encoding auxin efflux carrier component 5-like, with product MIGFGWEDIYKIVEAMLPLYVALALGYGSVKWLRMFKSNECDAINRFNCYFIIPFFTFHFTSGVDPYHLNFRFLGADVIAKAIAGVGLALWIHFSKKDPSWLITSFSLSSFNNTLVVGVPLLKAMYGGLGEDLVVQSSVIQSLVWLPILLFMFEFRRACGSKNIGSCIDEENGPEKQLRAMSSATQTVPQSSSGTVAIEIVDQDYDDNTVKSSVALSSSRFLSFMKKVWVRLSRNPNNYACVLGLIWALLANRWNLKMPGIVEGSILIMSKAGSGVAMFNMGLFMALQESVLGCGVGLCMYGMVLRFVGGPMSTAVGSLALGLHSNVLRIAIMQAALPQAIISFVFAQEYGLHANLLSAAVIFGTIISLPLLIVYYLILNLIH from the exons ATGATCGGATTCGGGTGGGAGGATATATACAAGATAGTGGAGGCGATGCTGCCGCTGTACGTGGCGCTTGCTTTGGGCTACGGCTCCGTCAAATGGCTGCGGATGTTCAAGAGCAACGAATGCGACGCCATCAACAGATTCAACTGCTATTTCATCATCCCATTCTTCACATTCCACTTCACGTCCGGGGTGGATCCGTACCACTTGAATTTCAGGTTTCTTGGAGCAGATGTGATCGCCAAGGCGATCGCGGGAGTGGGTTTGGCTCTGTGGATTCATTTCTCCAAGAAGGATCCCTCGTGGCTCATAACTTCCTTCTCTCTGTCCAGTTTCAACAACACTCTGGTGGTGGGAGTGCCTCTGCTCAAGGCCATGTATGGGGGATTAGGGGAGGACTTGGTGGTGCAATCATCTGTCATCCAATCCCTGGTGTGGCTCCCCATTCTCCTCTTCATGTTCGAATTCCGGCGTGCATGTGGTTCCAAGAATATCGGTTCTTGCATCGACGAAGAAAATGGTCCGGAGAAGCAGCTGCGAGCTATGTCTTCTGCCACCCAAACAGTACCACAGTCGTCGAGCGGTACTGTTGCGATTGAAATCGTCGACCAAGATTATGATGACAATACGGTTAAATCATCGGTAGCGCTATCGTCTTCTCGTTTTCTGTCATTTATGAAGAAAGTTTGGGTTAGGCTGAGCAGGAATCCAAATAACTATGCTTGTGTTCTTGGCCTCATTTGGGCTCTCTTAGCAAACAG ATGGAATCTGAAAATGCCTGGCATAGTGGAAGGATCGATTCTCATAATGTCGAAGGCCGGAAGCGGAGTGGCCATGTTTAACATGG GACTGTTCATGGCACTACAAGAAAGTGTACTAGGATGTGGAGTTGGCTTATGCATGTATGGAATGGTTCTAAGGTTTGTGGGTGGACCTATGTCTACTGCTGTTGGATCTCTAGCTTTAGGCTTGCATTCGAACGTGCTTCGAATCGCGATCATGCAGGCAGCTTTACCACAGGCTATAATCTCGTTCGTGTTCGCTCAGGAGTATGGTTTGCACGCTAATCTACTCAGCGCCGC GGTAATTTTCGGCACAATCATATCCCTTCCTCTATTGATTGTCTACTATCTTATTTTAAATCTTATTCATTGA